From Glycine soja cultivar W05 chromosome 4, ASM419377v2, whole genome shotgun sequence, the proteins below share one genomic window:
- the LOC114409669 gene encoding ATP synthase subunit gamma, mitochondrial-like, producing the protein MAMAAALRREGRRLTQPINALRSSLISQDQSPHGARFISTQVVRNRMKSVRNIQKITKAMKMVAASKLRAVQTRAENSRGLWQPFTALLGDNPSADVKKNVVVTISSDKGLCGGINSTSVKISRVLYKLNSGPDKETKYVILGEKAKAQLLRDSRKHIVLSLTELQKNPLNYTQVSVLADDILKNVEYDALRIVFNKFHSVVQFLPTVSTVLSPEVIEREAESGGKLGELDSYEIEGGETKAEILQNLAEFQFSCVMYNAVLENACSEQGARMSAMDSSSRNAGDMLDRLTLTYNRTRQASITTELIEIISGASALEG; encoded by the exons ATGGCGATGGCTGCTGCTCTGCGTCGCGAAGGAAGGCGTTTGACCCAACCAATCAACGCCCTCCGTTCCTCTCTCATCTCTCA AGACCAATCCCCTCATGGCGCGCGCTTCATTTCCACTCAAGTGG TGAGAAACCGAATGAAGAGTGTGAGGAATATCCAGAAGATCACCAAGGCCATGAAGATGGTTGCCGCGTCCAAGCTGAGAGCCGTTCAGACCAGAGCTGAAAATTCCCGCGGCCTCTGGCAGCCGTTCACCGCTCTTCTCGGCGACAATCCCA GTGCTGATGTTAAGAAAAACGTTGTTGTTACCATCTCTTCGGACAAAGGTCTTTGTGGTGGAATCAATTCCACGTCTGTCAAGATAAGCAGGGTTTTGTACAAATTGAATTctg GTCCTGATAAAGAGACAAAATATGTCATATTGGGAGAGAAGGCTAAAGCTCAATTGTTGCGTGACTCAAGGAAACACATTGTGCTCAGCCTTACTGAATTGCAGAAAAATCCCTTGAATTACACTCAG GTGTCTGTCTTGGCAGATGACATTCTAAAGAATGTGGAGTATGACGCATTAAGGAttgttttcaacaaatttcattCTGTTGTACAATTTTTGCCAACAGTGTCAACTGTACTGTCTCCTGAG GTTATTGAGAGAGAGGCTGAATCAGGAGGAAAGCTCGGGGAATTGGATTCATATGAGATTGAAGGTGGCGaaacaaaagctgaaattcTTCAGAATCTGGCTGAGTTCCAGTTTTCTTGT GTGATGTACAATGCCGTGTTGGAGAATGCCTGTAGTGAGCAAGGAGCAAGAATGTCTGCAATGGACAGCTCTAGCAGGAATGCTGGGGATATGCTTGATCGTCTCACGCTCACCTATAACag AACTCGTCAAGCATCAATCACCACTGAATTGATAGAGATTATCTCTGGAGCTTCAGCACTGGAAGGCTAA